From Nicotiana tabacum cultivar K326 chromosome 22, ASM71507v2, whole genome shotgun sequence, one genomic window encodes:
- the LOC107760078 gene encoding U1 small nuclear ribonucleoprotein A, whose translation MAEANQNTNPNPNPNPSGGEVTPNVTIYINNLNEKIKLEELKKSLHAVFSQFGKILEVLAFKTLKHKGQAWVVFEEVSSASNALRQMQGFPFYDKPMRIQYAKTKSDVVAKADGTFVPREKRKRHEDKGRKKKDQPDANQAGMGLNPAYAGAYGAAPPFSQIPYMGGAKAAVPEAPAPPNSILFVQNLPHQSTPMMLQMLFFQYPGFKEVRMVETKPGIAFVEYGDEMQSTVAMQALQGFKITPENPMLITYAKK comes from the exons ATGGCGGAGGCGAACCAGAAtacgaatccgaatccgaatccgaaccCGAGCGGCGGCGAAGTTACACCGAATGTGACTATTTATATCAACAACCTCAATGAGAAAATAAAGCTTGAAG AGCTGAAGAAATCGCTGCACGCTGTGTTCTCACAGTTTGGTAAGATACTGGAGGTTTTAGCATTCAAAACCCTAAAGCACAAAGGACAGGCGTGGGTAGTGTTTGAGGAAGTCTCTTCTGCTAGCAATGCACTTCGCCAGATGCAGGGTTTCCCTTTCTACGATAAGCCTATG AGAATACAATATGCAAAGACGAAATCTGATGTTGTAGCAAAAGCTGATGGTACTTTTGTTCCCCGAGAGAAAAGAAAGAGGCACGAGGATAAAG GTAGAAAGAAAAAGGACCAGCCAGATGCTAATCAAGCTGGAATGGGTCTGAATCCTGCATATGCTGGTGCTTATGGTGCAGCACCTCCT TTCTCTCAAATACCATACATGGGTGGGGCTAAAGCTGCTGTACCGGAGGCTCCTGCTCCGCCAAATAGTATACTGTTTGTGCAGAATCTTCCTCATCAGTCTACTCCGATGATGCTACAAATGCTCTTCTTCCAATATCCTGGCTTCAAGGAAGTTAGGATGGTTGAAACAAAGCCTGGAATTGCTTTTGTAGAATATGGAGATGAGATGCAATCAACTGTTGCTATGCAGGCCCTTCAAGGATTCAAAATTACCCCTGAGAATCCCATGTTGATTACATATGCAAAGAAGTAG